In Apium graveolens cultivar Ventura chromosome 10, ASM990537v1, whole genome shotgun sequence, the following are encoded in one genomic region:
- the LOC141690508 gene encoding uncharacterized protein LOC141690508 yields MSPMPEIQQGSQAKPEPATISVISSPICRLGHRYHGLFSRAKGDPRYVPVAIDYMTKWAEAKAMRTINQQDCIKFMDSIVMRFGILVVLVSNNGPQFVGSDFEAYLKKLRIKHKRASVAHPQENGQVEVTNRTILQGLEKRLEESKKTWSDELPKVQWSYRTTPRAGTGETPFKLAYGTEARLPVEMGSPSHKIANFDEVSNIEGLKTNLELLDEVRDRVVEGG; encoded by the coding sequence ATGTCCCCAATGCCAGAAATTCAGCAAGGTTCCCAGGCAAAGCCCGAGCCTGCCACCATCAGTGTTATCTCCAGTCCCATTTGCCGTTTGGGGCATAGATATCATGGGCTCTTTTCCCGGGCAAAAGGTGACCCCCGCTACGTTCCGGTAGCCATTGACTATATGACAAAATGGGCAGAAGCCAAGGCAATGAGGACAATCAATCAACAAGATTGTATCAAATTCATGGATTCAATCGTTATGCGATTCGGGATCCTGGTGGTTTTAGTCTCTAACAATGGCCCACAGTTCGTTGGATCTGACTTTGAAGCATATTTGAAAAAACTCAGAATCAAACATAAAAGGGCATCTGTGGCACACCCTCAGGAAAATGGACAAGTCGAGGTGACCAACAGGACCATACTCCAGGGCCTAGAGAAAAGGTTGGAAGAATCCAAGAAAACTTGGTCAGATGAACTCCCAAAAGTCCAATGGTCATACAGGACCACCCCCAGAGCGGGGACTGGGGAAACCCCTTTCAAACTTGCTTACGGCACTGAAGCCCGGTTACCTGTCGAAATGGGATCACCATCTCACAAAATCGCTAATTTCGATGAAGTCTCAAATATTGAAGGTCTCAAAACCAATCTGGAACTTCTGGACGAGGTGAGAGATCGGgttgtagaagggggttga